The genomic window AGGGTCTGGTGTCACTGAAATAACTCCAACTAATGTACCTGAAATACTCACCACACCAGAAGGATCTGGTGACGCTGAAACAACTCAAACTAATCTACCTGAAACATCAACAAcaccagaggggtctggagacatAGAAACAACACCAACATCTGAAACTAAAATACCTACAACACCTGAAGGGTCTGGGGACACCGAAGCAACTCCAACTGATGTTCCTGAAACATCAACACCTGAAGGATCTGGTGACACTGAAACAACTCCAAGTAATCTACCTGAAACATCAACAACACCAGAGGGTTCTGGAGATATAGAAATGACACCAACATATGAAACTGAAATACCTACAACACCTGAAGGGTCTGGAGACACTGAAACAACTCCAACTGATGTACCTGTAATACCCACAACACCTGAAGGGTCCGGAGACACCAAAACAACTACAACCAATGTACCAGAAATTCCAACAACAACTAAAGGGTCTGGTGTCACTGAAATAACTCCAACTAATGTACCTGAAATACCCACCACACCAGAAGGATCTGGTGACACCGAAACAACTCCAACTAATCTACCTGAAACATCAACAAcaccagaggggtctggagacatAGAAACGACACCAAAATCTCAAACTGAAATACCTACAACACCTGAAGGGTCTGGGGACACCGAAACAACTCCAACTGATGTACCTGAAATATCCACAACACCTGAAGGGTCTGGGGACACCGAAACAACTCCAACTGATGTACCTGAAATATCCACAACACCTGAAGGATCTGGTGACACTGAAACAGCTACAACCAATGTACCAGAAATTTCGACAACAACTAAAGGGTCTGGTGTCACTGAAATAACTCCAACAAATGTACCTGAAATACTTACCACACCAGAAGGATCTGGTGACACTGAAACAACTCCAACTAATCTACCTGAAACATCAACAAcaccagaggggtctggagacatAGAAACGACACCAACATCTGAAACTGAAATACCTACAACACCTGAAGGGTCTGGGGACACTGAAACAACTCCAACTGATGTACCAGAAATATCCACAACACCTGAAGGATCTGGTGACACTGAAACAAGTACAACCAATGTACCAGAAATTCCAACAACAACTAAAGGGTCTGGTGTCACTGAAATAACTCCAACTAATGTACCTGAAATACTCACCACACCAGAAGGATCTGGTGACGCTGAAACAACTCAAACTAATCTACCTGAAACATCAACAAcaccagaggggtctggagacatAGAAACAACACCAACATCTGAAACTAAAATACCTACAACACCTGAAGGGTCTGGGGACACCGAAGCAACTCCAACTGATGTACCTGAAACATCAACACCTGAAGGATCTGGTGACACTGAAACAACTCCAAGTAATCTACCTGAAACATCAACAACACCAGAGGGTTCTGGAGATATAGAAACGACACCAACATATGAAACTGAAATACCTACAACACCTGAAGGGTCTGGAGACACTGAAACAACCCCAACTGATATACCTGTAATACCCACAACACCTGAAGGGTCCGGAGACACCAAAACAACTACAACCAATGTACCAGAAATTCCAACAACAACTAAAGGGTCTGGTGTCACTGAAATAACTCCAACTAATGTACCTGAAATACCCACCACACCAGAAGGATCTGGTGACACTGAAACAACTCCAACTAATCTACCTGAAACTTCAACAAcaccagaggggtctggagacatAGAAACAACACCAAAATCTCAAACTGAAATACCTACAACACCTGAAGGGTCTGGGGACACCGAAACAACTCCAACTGATGTACCTGAAATATCCACAACACCTGAAGGGTCTGGGGACACCGAAACAACTCCAACTGATGTACCTGAAATATCCACAACACCTGAAGGATCTGGTGACACTGAAACAGCTACAACCAATGTACCAGAAATTCCGACAACAACTAAAGGGTCTGGTGTCACTGAAATAACTCCAACTAATGTACCTGAAATACTCACCACAACAGAAGGATCTGGTGACGCTGAAACAACTCGAACTAATCTTCCTGAAACATCAAGAAcaccagaggggtctggagacatAGAAACGACACCAACATCTGAAACTGAAATACCTACAACACCTGAAGGGTCTGGGGACACCGAAGCAACTCCAACTGATGTACCTGAAACATCAACACCTGAAGGATCTGGTGACACTGAAACAACTACAACCAATGTACCAGAAATTCCGACAACAACTAAAGGGTCTGTTGTCACTGAAATAACTCCAACTAATGTACCTGAAATACTTACCACACCAGAAGGATCTGGTGACACTGAATCAACTCCAACTAATCTACCTGAAACATCAACAACACCAGAGGGTTCTGGAGATATAGAAACGACACCAACATATGAAACTGAAATACCTACAACACCTGAAGGGTCTGGAGACACTGAAACAACTACAACCAATGTACCCGAAATTCCAACAACAACTAAAGGGTCTGGTGTCACTGAAATAACTCCAACTGATGTACCTGAAATACCAAGCACACCAGAAGGATCTGGTGACGCTGAAACAACTCCAACTAATCTACCTGAAACATCAACAAcaccagaggggtctggagacatAGAAACAACACCAAAATCTCAAACTGAAATACCTACAACACCTGAAGGGTCTGGGGACACCGAAACAACTCCAACAGATGTACCTGAAATATCCACAACACCTGAAGGGTCTGGGGACACCGAAACAACTCCAACTGATGTACCTGAAACACCAACACCTGAAGGATCTGGTGACACTGAAACAACTACAACCAATGTACCAGAAATTCCGACAACAACTAAAGGGTCTGGTGTCACTGAAATAACTCCAACTAATGTACCTGAAATACTCACCACAACAGAAGGATCTGGTGACGCTGAAACAACTCGAACTAATCTTCCTGAAACATCAAGAAcaccagaggggtctggagacatAGAAACGACACCAACATCTGAAACTGAAATACCTACAACACCTGAAGGGTCTGGGGACACTGAAACAACCCAAACTGATGTACCTGAAATACCCACAACACCTGAATGGTCTGGGGAAACCGAAGCAACTCCAACTGATGTACCTGAAACATCAACACCTGAAGGATCTGGTGACACTGAAACAACTACAACCAATGTACCAGAAATTCCGACAACAACTAAAGGGTCTGGTGTCACTGAAATAACTCCAACTAATCTACCTGAAACATCAACAAcaccagaggggtctggagatATAGAAACAACACCAACATATGAAACTGAAATACCTACAACACCTGAAGGGTCTGAAGACACTGAAACAACTCCAACTAATCTACCTGAAACATCAACAAcaccagaggggtctggagatATAGAAACAACACCAACATATGAAACTGAAATACCTACAACACCTGAAGGGTCTGGAGACACTGAAACAACCCCAACTGATGTACCTGTAATACCCACAACACCTGAAGGGTCCGGGGACACCAAAACAACTACAACCAATGTACCAAAAATTTCAACAACAACTAAAGGGTCTGGTGTCACTGAAATAACTCCAACTAATGTACCTGAAATACCCACCACACCAGAAGGATCTGGTGACACTGAAACAACTCCAACTAATCTACCTGAAACATCAACAAcaccagaggggtctggagacatAGAAACAACACCAAAATCTCAAACTGAAATACCTACAACACCTGAAGGGTCTGGGGACACCGAAACAACTCCAACTGATGTAACTGAAATATCCACAACACCTGAAGGATCTGGTGACATTAAAACAACTACAACCAATGTACCAGAAATTCCGACAACAACTAATGGGTCTGGTGTCACTGAAATAACTCCAACTAATGTACCTGAAATACTCACCACACCAGAAGGATCTGGTGACACTGAAACCACTCCAACAAcaccagaggggtctggagacatAAAAACGACACCAACATCTGAAACTGAAATACCTACAACACCTGAAGGGTCTGGGGACACTGAAACAACCCCAACTGATGTACCTGAAATACCCACAACACCTGAAGTGTCTGGGGACACCGAAACAACTCCAACTAGTCTACCTGAAACATCAACAAcaccagaggggtctggagacatAAAAACAACACCAACATCTCAAACTGAAATACGTACAACACCTGAAGGGTCTGGGAACACTGAAACAACCCCAACTGATGTACCTGAAATAGCCACAACACCTGAAGGATCTGGTGACACTGAAACAACTCCAACCAATGTACCCGAAATTTTGACACCAACTAAAGGGCCTGATGTCACTGAAATAACTCTAACTAATGTACCTGAAATACCCACCACACCAGAAGGATCTGGTGTCACTGAAACCACTCCAACTAATCTACCTGAAACATCAACAACACCAGAGGGGTCTGGAGTTATAGAAACAACACCAACATCTCAAACTAAAATACCTACAACACCTGAAGGATCTGGTGACACCGAAACAACTACAACTGATGTACCTGAAATATCCACAACATCTGAAGGATCTGGTGACACTGAAACAACTACAACCAATGTACCAGAAGTTCCGACAACAACTAAAGGGTCTGGTGTCACTGAAATAACTCCAACTAATTTACCTGAAATACCCACCACACCTGAAGGATCTGGTGACACTGAAACTACTCCAACTAATCTACCTGAAAGATCAACAAcaccagaggggtctggagacaaAGAAACAACAGCAACATCTCAAACTGAAATACCTACAACACCTGAAATGTCTGGGGACACTGAAACAATTCCAACTGATGTACCTGAAGTATCCACAACACCTGAAGGATCTGGTGACACTAAAACAACTCCAACCAATGTACCCGAAATTCTGACAACTAAAGGGTCTAGTGTCACTGAAATAACTCCAACTAATGTACCTGAAATACCCACCACACCAGAAGGATCTGGTGGTACTGAAACAACTCCAACTGTTGTTACTGTAATACTTACAACACCTGAAGAGTCCAGGGACACGCAAACAACTCCTACTGATTTACCTGAAAGACCCACAACACATGCAGGATCTGGTGTCACTGAAACTACTCCAACTAATCTCCCTGAAAGATCAACAAcaccagaggggtctggagacatAGAAACAAAACCAACATCTCAAACTGAAATACCTACAACACCTGAAGGGTCTGGGGACACCGAAACAACTCCAACTGATGTACCTGAAATATCCAAAACACCTGAAGGATCTGGTAACACTAAAACAACTACAACCAATGTACCAGAAATTCCAACAACAACTAAAGGGTCTAGTGTCACTGAAATAACTCCAACTAATGTACCTGAAATACCCACAACACATGAAGGATCTGGTGTCACTGAAACCACTCCAACTAATCTACCTGAGAGATCAACAAcaccagaggggtctggagacatAGAAACAACAGCAACATCTCAAACTGAAATAGCTACAACATCTGAAGGGTCTGGGGACACTAAAACAACTCCAACCAATGTACCCGAAATTCTGACAACAACTAAAGGGTCTGGTGTCACTGAAATAACTCCAACTAATATACCTGAAATACCCACCACACTACAAGGATCTAATGACACTGAAACAACTCCAAATGGCGTTACTGTAAAACTTACAACACCTGAAGGGTCCAGGGACACGCAAACAACTCCTACTGATGTACCTGAAAGATCCACAACACCTGAAGGATCTGATGTCACTGAAACAACTCCAACTAATATACCTGAAACATCAACAACACCAGAGGGGTCTGTTGACATAGAAACAACACCAACATCTCATACTGAAATAGCCACATCACCTGAAGGATCTGGTGTCACTGAAACAACTCCAATTAATATACCTGAAAgatcaacaacaccagaaacaTCACCACCTCTGATAACTGAAACATCACATACAGTTACTTTCACAACACTTAATGGATCTGAAGGCTCAACTCAAAGCTCCTTTACAGAATGTACTACTAAAGCCAACACTGTTGAGTTTCAATCTTCAACTTTAACAATGGTATCAACACTGGGAACAACAGAAGGATCTGGAGAACCTCTGACTGAATCACTGACAACAGGAGGCCCTGGAAAAACTTCATCTACGTCAAAATTACCTTTGGAAACTGTGGAGGTTACATTAGCCACATCATCTTTCCAAACAACTGATATGTTTCATTCAACTAAGCCAACAACCAATCCACTGCCAGTCACACAGTCTCTGTCTACAATGCCTTCAAACCCAACAACAATACTAACTATGGAAACTACCATTTCTCCATCTACCATGCCTGCATCTACTACAGATCCAACTACCAAGGGAACAATTGCAACTACAGCTCCAACCATAGTTTCATATGTAACTTCAACCACAAGTCCAAATACAACTCCTACTAGAGCTCCGACAACTCCATACCCAACTCTTACTATAATGCCAACAACAGTTATACTTACAAGTCCAGACACAAGTATTGCCACAAGTACAACTTTACTCACAACCACAACTTCTACTGCAAACCCAACCTCAAATATAAATACAATTGTAACAACTCCTACTATACCTCCAACCTCAAGTATAACTACAATTCAATCCATAACtcctactacaactacaactTTGGCAACAACACCATTCACAAATATGACTCCAATTCCAGCCACAGCTTCTGCTACTACTTCAACAAGAACTCCAAGCAGTCCAACCACAACTCCTACTACAATAATAACAACTCCAGTCACAACTCCAAGAACAAATTCAGCCACAAGTATAAGCAGTATTCCAACAACAACCCCAACTCCAACAGCAACAACATCTCCAATGACAACTATAACTACAAGTCCATCAATAAGTACAACCGCAACAACAGCTCCAACAACAACTATAAATACAAGTACAACTCCAACAACAGCTCCAACAACAACACTAACTGCAAGTCCAGCAATGAGTAAAACCCCAACAACAACAGCTCCAACAACAACTATAAATATAAGTAAAACAAGTACAACCCAAACATCAACTCCAACAACAGCCATAAATACAAGTACTACAAAGAGTACAACGAGTACAGCCCCAACAACAACAGCTCCAACAACAACCATAAATACAAGTCCAACAAGTTTAACCCCAAAAGCTCCAACAACAACAGCAAATAAAAGTCCAACAAAGAGTATAACATCAACAACAGCTCCAACAACAACTATAACTGCAAGTCCAACAACGAGTATAACCCTAACACCATCTTCATCAACAACCATGATTACAAGTCCAACAACGAGTACAACCCTAACAACTGCTTCAATAACAACAACTATAAGTCCAACAACAAGTGCAGCCCCAACAACAACAATGACTACAAGTCCAACAAGTGCAGCCTCAACAACAACCACAACTACAAGTCCAACAACAAGTACAACCCCAACAACAGCTCCAACCACTAGACCAAACGTACCTACACCACGTGAGTACAAtttaacattttactttttaaaatcAATAAGGTTTATTAATAATGAAGTAATGTAGAAATAATTTATAAAGGTAACCATAACCATTAATAATTGATAccgtgcagtgtactgtatatagtacatgCACAATtgatagtgtgcagtgtatataatacatgGTGTGCTACACTTATTAACACACAATCACAAAAGCGCACCCTGTGgtcatgtgtggtattgcaagtgCAAGTGACTGCCACTAAATGAGAAAATAGGCAAGTGACAGGAATCTACGGtgtaatggatagatagataaggagGACTAAAATAATATATTATCATAATATGCTGTAACATCAAAAGGTGGCACTGATCTTATGATTATATTATAATGTTACAACCCTTTCCTACAGGACCATGTCAGAATGGAGGTTATGATGATGGGATAAAGTGCATATGTCCTGAAGAATTTTATGGACCCCTGTGTGAAAACATTATAGATAGAGTTGTAATTGGTAAGTAAATGACTTACTGGAGTGTCACCTTAAGATTATATGTATGTGTTAGTGAACATTTGTAGAAACCATTATTATAACATATATAGGTAAACTTGACTGTCATGTCAGCTATACTTCATAGAGGTGAGGCCTAACTATGAGGGTTGTCTTCTTAGACGTATATGGGTTTTGGAGAAGTATAGATAGGTTTCTACTAGCATACAGCATTactgggcttcatcatgtgatcagcattgccATGCTTGATCATGGGATcaacattaccaggcttcatgttatcagtattaccgggcttcaccatgtgatcagcattatcaggcttcatcatgtggttAGAATTAACAGGCTTCACAATGTGATCAGCATTGCcaagcttcatcatgtgatcagcattaccgggcttcatcataggataagtattaccaggcttcataatCTGATTagaattaccaggcttcatcatgtgatcagcattaccaggcttcatcatgtgatcagcattaccaaacttcatcatgtgatcaacattaccaggcttcatcatgtgattaggATTACCATCTCATTAAGCTAGTAATGCTGAaaacatgatgaagcctggtaatgctgatgacatgatgaagcctggtaatgctgaaaacaggatgaagcctggtaatgctgatcacatgatgaaccctggtaatactgatcacatgatgaaccctggtaatactgatcacatgatgacgcctgataatgctgatcacatgatgaaccctggtaatactgatcacatgatgacgcctgataatgctgatcacatgataaagcctggtaatgtttATCGAATGATGAAGCTTGGTAATGCTTATCGCATGATGAAGCCCGTTAAGACTGATCACATGGCAAAACCCACACAGTCAATTTTGACAAAACCACATAATCAATTAAGCTCTACATatgtaaacaacaacaaaaaagaactCAACAAAACTTCATTAGGGCTGGTTGGTGCATCTCTTGCATTATGGAAGTGCAATGGCTGTTACAGAATATGTATACATCTGGTGGTTGTGATGCCCGATGGCATGGCTGTACGTGATGTCACACAGTTTTTGTACTTATGggtgtttaaaatttttaaacaGTCGTATAACTGCCcttttacagttaaaaaaaaggttcaaaatcAGCCATTtgttacacatactgtatatttattcatTTCATGGGCATATTTTTAGAGCCCATCATGCACGTTAATATTTATTGCCCCTTTACAGTCAGTTAAAGAACATGTTTTTTCATCCATATTTGTTCCCTAAACAGCCTAAAATacagccaaaaaaaacaaacagaaacagCCCGTAAAAAAAGTGTTACTCAAAATAAAAagagtttaacccttagacgacccagggcgtatagttacgccatggaagtctgtccccagacgacctagggcgtaactgtacgccctgggtgtttctccggctatgaagcgtactccggagcggagcgcgcttcacagcaggtgggggccggctgcaatcagcagccgggacctcaccggtaatgacacgctgcagtgatcgcgctgccgcgtgtcattatctccttaaacgccgtgatggcggcgcgaccgcggcgtttaagtgtaagtgacagggggagtcccctgtcacttaccgatcgggacccccgcagtatgactgcgggggtcccgattggtaagacggaccgccggaggtctctcacctgcctctgtgcagtccgatcggtgatctgctgcactaagtctgcacaggcaggctcaatgagcagatcgccgataacactgatcaatgctttgcctatggcatagcaatgatcagtgtaaaaatctaagtagtgaatgtacaagtcccccaaagggacttcaaatgtgtaaaaaaaaaagagttaaaaacactaacacactaccccaaaacccctcccccaattaaagtttaaatcacccccctttcccattatataaataaaacatataaaaataaataaacaaataaacatataatataccgtagcgtgcggaattgtccaatctattaaaatataacaagcgtcattgcgaacggtaaacggcgtacacaaaaagaggaaaaaaagtgcgcggattaccgattttatgttacattatatataaaaaaaatcaataagtgatcaaaacgtccgatcttcacaaatatggtattattaaaaactagagatcatggcggaaaaaaatgacaccacatacagccccgtaggtgaaaaaataaaactgttataagcgtcacaataggcccattttatttataattaattgccaaaaaaaaggatttcatttaaaaaatatataacattagagaatctgtgtaacctgcatatggttgtgttcagactgacctatagagtaatggtattttgtagcttttaccatatagtgcattacgtagacacaggaaccccccaaacgttatcatattgcattcttttttacgatttcacctatttatatcttcataaataatatatttggaattccatcatacatgttatggtaaa from Dendropsophus ebraccatus isolate aDenEbr1 chromosome 1, aDenEbr1.pat, whole genome shotgun sequence includes these protein-coding regions:
- the LOC138769758 gene encoding mucin-17-like isoform X1; amino-acid sequence: MKIDGKTVLFIVLGVSLLVAVVEWSHRRGLDKDQEQLSLTNEINKTRKEDKRYTVVTYQNERHEKKEAESQLEIIESKEVYTDEIGNQAPHGEKYSIIRTSKNKILFEAGEEREYHEVNSHKLSIHRSYQGSANTKRTLTDRSEIFTTPEGSGGTEPTDVPDISTAPEGSGDIETTPTPETELETTPEGSGDIETVPTETPEISTPPEGSGDIETTPTFETEITTTPEVSGYTKTTTLNVPQIPTTPEGSGVTETTPTTLTEISTTPEGSDDTETRPTYVPEIPTTTEGSGDTETTPTNVPEIHTTPEGSEDTKTTPTDVTEMTTTPEGSADTEKTPTDTPEIITTPDGSGDVETTPTNFTITPTKPVGSGDTKTTSTNVPEIPTTPEGSGDTETTPTDVPEILTTPEGSGDTEITPTNIPEIITTPEGSGDIETTPTDVTIIPTTPEGSRDTQTTPTDVTERPTTPEGSGVTETTPTNLPETPTTPEGSGEIETTATSQTETATTPELSGDTKTAPTDVPEKPTTPEGSGNPETTPTDVPEISTTPEGSGDTETTPTDVTVILTTPEGSRDTQTTPTDLPERPTTPEESGVTETTPTNLPETSTTQEGSGDIETTRTSQTEIATTPDGSAVTETTPTNLPETSTTPEGSGDIETKPTSQTEIATTPEGSGDTENTPTNLPERTSKPEGSGDIETTATSQTEIATTSEGSGDAETTPTYVPEIPTTPEGSNDTETTPTDVPEIPKTTKGSGVTEITPTNIPEILTTPEESGDTETTPTDVTVILTTPEGSRDTQTTPTDVPERPTTPKGSGVTETTPNNIPETTATTPEGSGDIETTPTSETEIPTTPEGSGDTETTPTDVPEIPTTPEGSGDTETTPTNLPETSTTPEGSGDIKTTPTSQTEIPTTPEGSGDTETTPTDVPEIPTTPEGSGDTKTTPTDVPEISTTPEGSGDTETTTTNVPEIPTTTKGSGVTEITPTNVPEIPTTPEGSGDTETTPTNLPETSTTPEGSGDIETTPTSQTEIPTTPEGSGDTETTPTDVPEIPTTPEGSGDTETTPTDVPEISTTPEGSGDTETTTTNVPEIPTTTKGSGVSEITPTNVPEILTTPEGSGDAETTQTNLPETSTTPEGSGDIETTPTSETKIPTTPEGSGDTEATPTDVPETSTPEGSGDTETTPSNLPETSTTPDGSGDIETTPTYETEIPTTPEGSGDTETTPTDVPVIPTTPEGFGDTKTTTTNVPEIPTTTKGSGVTEITPTNVPEILTTLEGSGDAETTQTNLPETSTTPEGSGDIETTPTSETEIPTTPEGSGDTETAPTDVPEIPTTPEGSGDTETTPTDVPEISTTPEGSGDTETTTTNVPEIPTTTKGSGVTEITPTNVPEILTTPEGSGDTETTPTNLPGTSTTPEGSGDIETTPTSETEIPTTPEGSGDTETTPTDVPEIATTPEGSGDTETTPTTLPETSTTPEGSGDIKTTLTSETEIPTTPEGSGDTETTPTDVPEISTTPEGSGDTETTTTNVPEIPTTTKGSGVTEITPTNVPEILTTPEGSGDTETTQTNLPETSTTPEGSGDIETTPTSETKIPTTPKGSGDTEATPTDVPETSTPEGSGDTETTPSNLPETSTTPEGSGDIETTPTYETEIPTTPEGSGDTETTPTDVPVIPTTPEGSGDTKTTTTNVPEIPTTTKGSGVTEITPTNVPEIPTTPEGSGDAETTQTNLPETSTTPEGSGDIETTPTSETEIPTTPEGSGDTETAPTDVPEIPTTPEGSGDTETTPTDVPEISTTPEGSGDTETTTTNVPEIPTTTKGSDVTEITPTNVPEILTTPEGSGDTETTPTNLPETSTTPEGSGDIETTPTSETEIPTTPEGSGDTETTPTDVPEIPTKPEGSGDTETTPTTLPETSTTPEGSGDRKTTLTSETEIPTTPEGSGDTETTPTDVPEISTTPEGSGDTETTRTNVPEIPTTTKGSGVTEITPTNVPEILTTPEGSGDAETTQTNLPETSTTPEGSGDIETTPTSETKIPTTPEGSGDTEATPTDVPETSTPEGSGDTETTPSNLPETSTTPEGSGDIEMTPTYETEIPTTPEGSGDTETTPTDVPVIPTTPEGSGDTKTTTTNVPEIPTTTKGSGVTEITPTNVPEIPTTPEGSGDTETTPTNLPETSTTPEGSGDIETTPKSQTEIPTTPEGSGDTETTPTDVPEISTTPEGSGDTETTPTDVPEISTTPEGSGDTETATTNVPEISTTTKGSGVTEITPTNVPEILTTPEGSGDTETTPTNLPETSTTPEGSGDIETTPTSETEIPTTPEGSGDTETTPTDVPEISTTPEGSGDTETSTTNVPEIPTTTKGSGVTEITPTNVPEILTTPEGSGDAETTQTNLPETSTTPEGSGDIETTPTSETKIPTTPEGSGDTEATPTDVPETSTPEGSGDTETTPSNLPETSTTPEGSGDIETTPTYETEIPTTPEGSGDTETTPTDIPVIPTTPEGSGDTKTTTTNVPEIPTTTKGSGVTEITPTNVPEIPTTPEGSGDTETTPTNLPETSTTPEGSGDIETTPKSQTEIPTTPEGSGDTETTPTDVPEISTTPEGSGDTETTPTDVPEISTTPEGSGDTETATTNVPEIPTTTKGSGVTEITPTNVPEILTTTEGSGDAETTRTNLPETSRTPEGSGDIETTPTSETEIPTTPEGSGDTEATPTDVPETSTPEGSGDTETTTTNVPEIPTTTKGSVVTEITPTNVPEILTTPEGSGDTESTPTNLPETSTTPEGSGDIETTPTYETEIPTTPEGSGDTETTTTNVPEIPTTTKGSGVTEITPTDVPEIPSTPEGSGDAETTPTNLPETSTTPEGSGDIETTPKSQTEIPTTPEGSGDTETTPTDVPEISTTPEGSGDTETTPTDVPETPTPEGSGDTETTTTNVPEIPTTTKGSGVTEITPTNVPEILTTTEGSGDAETTRTNLPETSRTPEGSGDIETTPTSETEIPTTPEGSGDTETTQTDVPEIPTTPEWSGETEATPTDVPETSTPEGSGDTETTTTNVPEIPTTTKGSGVTEITPTNLPETSTTPEGSGDIETTPTYETEIPTTPEGSEDTETTPTNLPETSTTPEGSGDIETTPTYETEIPTTPEGSGDTETTPTDVPVIPTTPEGSGDTKTTTTNVPKISTTTKGSGVTEITPTNVPEIPTTPEGSGDTETTPTNLPETSTTPEGSGDIETTPKSQTEIPTTPEGSGDTETTPTDVTEISTTPEGSGDIKTTTTNVPEIPTTTNGSGVTEITPTNVPEILTTPEGSGDTETTPTTPEGSGDIKTTPTSETEIPTTPEGSGDTETTPTDVPEIPTTPEVSGDTETTPTSLPETSTTPEGSGDIKTTPTSQTEIRTTPEGSGNTETTPTDVPEIATTPEGSGDTETTPTNVPEILTPTKGPDVTEITLTNVPEIPTTPEGSGVTETTPTNLPETSTTPEGSGVIETTPTSQTKIPTTPEGSGDTETTTTDVPEISTTSEGSGDTETTTTNVPEVPTTTKGSGVTEITPTNLPEIPTTPEGSGDTETTPTNLPERSTTPEGSGDKETTATSQTEIPTTPEMSGDTETIPTDVPEVSTTPEGSGDTKTTPTNVPEILTTKGSSVTEITPTNVPEIPTTPEGSGGTETTPTVVTVILTTPEESRDTQTTPTDLPERPTTHAGSGVTETTPTNLPERSTTPEGSGDIETKPTSQTEIPTTPEGSGDTETTPTDVPEISKTPEGSGNTKTTTTNVPEIPTTTKGSSVTEITPTNVPEIPTTHEGSGVTETTPTNLPERSTTPEGSGDIETTATSQTEIATTSEGSGDTKTTPTNVPEILTTTKGSGVTEITPTNIPEIPTTLQGSNDTETTPNGVTVKLTTPEGSRDTQTTPTDVPERSTTPEGSDVTETTPTNIPETSTTPEGSVDIETTPTSHTEIATSPEGSGVTETTPINIPERSTTPETSPPLITETSHTVTFTTLNGSEGSTQSSFTECTTKANTVEFQSSTLTMVSTLGTTEGSGEPLTESLTTGGPGKTSSTSKLPLETVEVTLATSSFQTTDMFHSTKPTTNPLPVTQSLSTMPSNPTTILTMETTISPSTMPASTTDPTTKGTIATTAPTIVSYVTSTTSPNTTPTRAPTTPYPTLTIMPTTVILTSPDTSIATSTTLLTTTTSTANPTSNINTIVTTPTIPPTSSITTIQSITPTTTTTLATTPFTNMTPIPATASATTSTRTPSSPTTTPTTIITTPVTTPRTNSATSISSIPTTTPTPTATTSPMTTITTSPSISTTATTAPTTTINTSTTPTTAPTTTLTASPAMSKTPTTTAPTTTINISKTSTTQTSTPTTAINTSTTKSTTSTAPTTTAPTTTINTSPTSLTPKAPTTTANKSPTKSITSTTAPTTTITASPTTSITLTPSSSTTMITSPTTSTTLTTASITTTISPTTSAAPTTTMTTSPTSAASTTTTTTSPTTSTTPTTAPTTRPNVPTPRPCQNGGYDDGIKCICPEEFYGPLCENIIDRVVIGSRVETNINVEVRFVRMEFTESLTNSESDDYKKFEELFKEEMSVVYGNVPGYKDVTILLIKEGSIIVDHDVIVEITYKPNVTVTEQYDVIFQDVQEGLSKIICNTTSK